From one Sulfuricurvum sp. genomic stretch:
- a CDS encoding alpha-amylase/4-alpha-glucanotransferase domain-containing protein, whose protein sequence is MKTSLLFGIHMHQPVDNFEWVIELGIKTCYEPFFEVMSRYPEFKFSVHCSGWLMERIEQLRPSLYKKIVMLAKNGSIEFFSAGYYEPILSVIPSDDRVAQIGRLNDSIKERFSQAPQGSWLTERVWESALIPDLDCAGIKYTVMDDYHFQCAGFEKEVLDGYFMSEEGGVPMGLFPISQKLRYAIPFLNVESAIRAIKSYNRENDSAAIIFDDAEKFGMWPGTHEWVYEKGWLQKFVQTVLADESIETRHYGEYFKSHHPRGIAYLPNVSYYEMGEWSLKADDALALEALKEEMGLERYEREGVKFLKGGTWKNFFVKYPESNRLHKRTIELSRAFHAGEGDFELPLHKAQTNDSLWHGVFGGLYLPNLRDNAYTYLIECENIRYGKKKVLVSDTNELDGYPKYKSVTSKLISRFDATHGGQLVELDIRDKCFNYQNTLTRRKEAYHKRLFEAPREKSAPVEEGIDTIHHASASFDDSLRDAIIYDWYLKNSFIDHISDEHFNSESFRHCNFREYGDFANQPFESSMGKNHITFVRNGGLYNDTKANTKLTKNFSFGADTIDFTMTLESEATGRFAYVMEHNFHFSDYDMLRINGIPLEENGSIEHIQSFEMIDTVLKKKITFRMDKPFNAHYFQLQTLSQSEQGFDLSVQGLSIAFVFDFDTSLSVEGTLEIARV, encoded by the coding sequence ATGAAGACATCATTGCTGTTTGGGATCCATATGCATCAGCCTGTGGATAATTTTGAATGGGTTATCGAACTGGGGATAAAAACCTGCTATGAACCGTTTTTCGAGGTGATGAGCCGATATCCCGAATTTAAATTTTCGGTTCATTGCAGCGGTTGGCTGATGGAACGAATAGAGCAATTGCGTCCCTCACTGTATAAGAAAATAGTCATGCTCGCAAAAAATGGGAGCATTGAATTTTTCAGTGCGGGGTATTATGAACCGATTCTGAGTGTCATCCCCTCAGACGACCGGGTAGCGCAGATAGGACGGTTGAACGATTCGATCAAAGAGCGGTTTTCACAAGCTCCGCAAGGGTCATGGCTTACCGAACGGGTATGGGAGTCTGCTTTGATCCCCGATCTGGACTGTGCCGGAATCAAATATACGGTGATGGATGATTACCATTTTCAATGTGCCGGATTTGAGAAAGAGGTATTGGACGGTTACTTCATGAGTGAAGAGGGCGGAGTTCCGATGGGACTTTTCCCGATCAGTCAAAAACTCCGCTATGCAATACCGTTTTTAAACGTCGAGAGTGCTATTCGCGCAATCAAATCGTATAACCGTGAGAACGATTCGGCAGCAATTATTTTTGATGATGCGGAAAAATTCGGTATGTGGCCAGGAACGCATGAGTGGGTCTATGAAAAAGGGTGGCTGCAAAAATTTGTCCAAACGGTATTGGCCGATGAGTCGATTGAAACACGCCATTACGGCGAGTATTTCAAGTCCCATCATCCTCGCGGTATTGCCTATCTGCCGAATGTTTCGTATTACGAGATGGGCGAATGGAGTCTAAAAGCCGACGATGCGCTGGCTCTTGAAGCATTGAAAGAGGAGATGGGACTGGAGCGCTACGAGCGTGAAGGGGTAAAGTTTCTCAAAGGGGGAACGTGGAAAAACTTTTTTGTAAAATATCCCGAATCCAACCGATTGCACAAACGGACCATCGAACTATCCCGTGCGTTTCATGCGGGAGAGGGGGATTTTGAACTCCCTTTGCATAAAGCCCAAACAAATGATTCGCTCTGGCATGGGGTGTTCGGAGGACTTTATCTCCCTAATTTGCGGGACAACGCATATACCTATCTTATCGAGTGTGAAAATATCCGCTACGGTAAGAAAAAAGTATTGGTCAGTGATACCAACGAACTCGACGGTTATCCGAAATATAAGTCGGTCACATCAAAACTGATTTCCCGTTTCGATGCAACGCACGGGGGACAGCTTGTGGAACTTGATATTCGGGATAAGTGTTTCAATTATCAAAATACTTTGACCCGACGTAAAGAGGCATACCACAAGCGATTGTTTGAAGCACCGCGTGAAAAATCGGCTCCCGTAGAAGAGGGGATTGATACGATCCATCATGCCAGCGCTTCATTCGACGATTCGCTTCGTGATGCCATCATCTACGATTGGTATTTGAAAAATTCGTTTATCGATCATATCAGTGATGAACATTTTAACAGTGAGTCGTTCCGTCATTGCAATTTCCGTGAGTACGGTGATTTTGCCAATCAGCCTTTTGAATCCTCTATGGGTAAAAACCACATCACATTTGTGCGTAACGGCGGATTGTACAACGACACGAAAGCGAATACAAAGCTAACCAAGAATTTTTCATTCGGTGCGGATACCATTGATTTTACAATGACGTTGGAGAGTGAGGCGACAGGGAGATTTGCGTATGTGATGGAGCATAATTTCCATTTTTCCGATTATGATATGCTACGGATCAACGGTATACCGCTTGAAGAAAATGGAAGTATCGAACATATCCAAAGCTTTGAGATGATCGATACTGTTTTAAAGAAAAAAATCACCTTCCGTATGGATAAACCTTTTAATGCCCACTATTTTCAACTTCAGACACTGTCTCAAAGCGAACAAGGATTCGATCTGAGTGTTCAAGGTCTTAGTATTGCATTTGTTTTTGACTTCGATACCTCATTGAGTGTAGAAGGTACACTGGAGATAGCCCGTGTCTGA
- a CDS encoding glycogen/starch synthase, with the protein MAKRVLFAASEVYPFAKTGGLADVAHSLPKALSSRYDVHVILPLYRSIDRNKYDITLLHEPFNIEMGGEEYTIEIYGCLFEGVECRFVYAPLLCERDYLYGPPECGYEDNALRFGLFSHIIAALLRSEHYDILHLNDWQCALAALLIREDPMIPTKTLYTIHNLAYQGVFEADVLEQIGVDSRYFTLDAVEFYGKVNFMKAGIAYADFITTVSPTYAKEIMTHEFGCGLEGFLSFHSRKLQGILNGIDPEHFSPMSDTALVSTYKNVKGKKSSKSDILKQFALKGATKPLFVFIGRFTGQKGVDLLIETLPKMAALECNIAILGDGEEEYSTALNAIAQSHKNVSLHVGYDEALSHRMYAASDFLLMPSLFEPCGLNQMIAFAYGSLPVVHRVGGLADTVKKFENYKEGSSVGYGIVFNTPASRALLSAVQKACELYIDKKRFEEIANHNMECDFSWSESAKVYSRLYESISK; encoded by the coding sequence ATGGCTAAAAGAGTGTTGTTCGCGGCAAGCGAAGTCTATCCATTTGCAAAAACCGGGGGGTTGGCAGATGTAGCGCACAGTCTTCCCAAGGCTTTAAGCAGTCGGTATGATGTTCATGTCATACTACCTTTGTATCGCTCGATTGATCGGAATAAATATGATATCACTCTGCTGCATGAACCTTTTAACATTGAGATGGGTGGGGAAGAGTATACGATAGAGATATACGGATGTTTGTTCGAAGGGGTAGAGTGCCGTTTTGTGTATGCTCCGTTGCTGTGCGAACGTGATTATCTCTACGGCCCGCCTGAGTGCGGTTATGAAGACAATGCATTGCGCTTCGGACTCTTTTCCCATATCATCGCTGCATTGCTTAGAAGTGAACACTACGACATCCTCCATCTCAACGATTGGCAGTGTGCTTTGGCCGCATTATTGATACGCGAAGATCCGATGATACCGACCAAAACGCTTTATACGATCCATAATTTGGCATATCAAGGGGTGTTTGAAGCGGATGTCTTGGAACAGATAGGGGTCGATAGCCGCTATTTTACGCTGGATGCAGTTGAATTCTACGGCAAAGTCAATTTCATGAAAGCGGGAATCGCATATGCCGACTTTATTACAACCGTCAGCCCTACCTATGCAAAAGAGATTATGACCCATGAATTCGGATGCGGTTTGGAAGGATTTTTAAGCTTCCATAGCCGAAAACTTCAAGGGATACTCAACGGTATCGATCCGGAACATTTTTCTCCTATGAGTGACACTGCACTGGTGAGTACGTATAAAAATGTCAAAGGGAAGAAGTCTTCTAAAAGCGATATTCTAAAACAGTTCGCTCTTAAAGGGGCCACGAAACCGCTTTTTGTTTTTATCGGTCGTTTTACCGGACAAAAAGGGGTCGACCTGCTGATCGAAACACTCCCGAAAATGGCAGCGCTGGAATGCAATATCGCCATTTTAGGCGATGGTGAAGAAGAGTATTCCACGGCGTTAAATGCCATCGCACAGAGTCATAAAAATGTCAGTCTGCATGTGGGATATGATGAAGCATTATCGCACCGCATGTATGCAGCGAGTGATTTTCTCCTCATGCCCTCATTATTTGAGCCGTGCGGGCTGAATCAAATGATTGCGTTTGCATACGGTTCATTACCGGTAGTGCATCGAGTCGGCGGATTGGCCGATACCGTGAAAAAATTTGAAAACTACAAAGAGGGGAGTTCGGTTGGGTACGGAATCGTATTTAACACGCCTGCTTCACGCGCTCTTCTTTCAGCCGTCCAAAAAGCGTGTGAGCTCTATATCGATAAGAAAAGATTTGAAGAGATTGCCAACCACAACATGGAATGCGATTTCTCCTGGTCTGAGAGCGCAAAAGTGTATAGTCGTCTGTATGAGAGTATATCGAAGTAA
- a CDS encoding UTP--glucose-1-phosphate uridylyltransferase, which yields MSEIRYDRMNDTHVIIAPERLQRPNNINADALGSSELFCPFCEGNESATPKEIFSIRESDTLSNKPGWQTRVVPNLYKAVAIEAPHQHHAGTFEYWDGFGAHEVIIDTPKHHLSMTQWNHHEMLSWLKTLRQRVDDLRRDHRITFISLFKNEGYDAGSTQSHCHTQLIGLPLVPKSQRDFYRRSREYMQHYNRSLMESIINDEEEAEVRMIEKRGDFSAFCPFASSYPFEVMIGSKKCVGQIDTVSDEHLDELASLLVAVMEKLSGQLSKFAFNLWVSTPPLGDESHACDAHRLIVRIMPRIYRFGGFEISTEMMINPVEPELAAKLLRGDNHG from the coding sequence GTGTCTGAAATACGTTATGACCGCATGAACGATACCCATGTCATTATTGCTCCCGAACGTCTTCAGCGTCCTAATAATATCAATGCGGATGCATTAGGTTCATCAGAGCTCTTTTGTCCGTTTTGCGAGGGAAACGAATCTGCAACTCCCAAAGAGATTTTTTCGATACGCGAATCCGACACTCTCAGTAATAAACCGGGATGGCAAACCCGGGTCGTTCCCAACCTCTATAAAGCGGTTGCAATCGAAGCACCACATCAACACCATGCCGGAACTTTCGAGTATTGGGACGGCTTCGGTGCGCATGAAGTGATTATCGATACCCCGAAGCATCATCTCTCAATGACTCAATGGAATCATCATGAAATGCTCTCATGGCTTAAAACACTGCGTCAAAGGGTAGATGATTTACGACGCGATCACCGTATAACCTTTATCTCCCTTTTTAAAAATGAAGGCTACGATGCCGGTTCAACCCAAAGCCATTGTCATACGCAGTTGATCGGACTACCGCTTGTTCCAAAATCCCAGCGTGATTTTTACCGTCGAAGTCGTGAGTATATGCAGCACTATAATCGCTCTTTAATGGAATCGATCATCAATGATGAGGAGGAAGCTGAGGTACGGATGATCGAAAAACGGGGCGACTTCAGCGCTTTTTGTCCTTTTGCCAGCAGTTATCCCTTTGAGGTTATGATCGGATCGAAAAAATGTGTCGGCCAGATCGATACTGTGAGTGATGAACATTTGGATGAACTTGCATCTTTGCTTGTTGCAGTGATGGAAAAACTATCTGGGCAGTTGAGCAAATTTGCCTTTAACCTTTGGGTTTCGACACCGCCGTTAGGGGATGAATCACACGCATGTGACGCACATCGTCTGATCGTTCGAATAATGCCCAGAATCTATCGGTTCGGCGGGTTTGAAATCAGTACGGAGATGATGATCAATCCGGTGGAACCGGAATTGGCGGCAAAACTTTTACGAGGAGATAATCATGGCTAA